The sequence below is a genomic window from Polaribacter vadi.
ATTTTTACTTTAAATTTTTGCTGATATTATTGATTCTAATACCAGTTTTATGGATTTTAGAAATTCAATTATTTCCAACATCCATAATTTCTTTGTTGATTTTATTATGTGTTCGATATTTGTTTTTATCAATAAATTTAAAAACAATGTAATTTCTAAGTAATGGAAAACACAAATTTTAATCTTAAAGAAGTAGAAATTATTTCTTTTGACAAAAAATACAAAAAAGACTTTTACGACCTAAATGTTGCTTGGTTAGAAAAATACTTTTATGTAGAACCTTATGACGAAATGGTTTTAAGCAATCCAGAAGAATACATTTTAAATACTGGTGGATTTATATTTATGGCAAAATATAAACATGAAATTGTTGGCGTTGTTGCACTCATCAACCAAAAAACATTTTTTGAATTGAGCAAAATGGCTGTTTCACCAAAATATCAAGGTCTAAAAATTGGACGAAAATTAATGGTTTTTTGTATAGCCTTTGCAAAAAAACAAGCATGGAAAAGTATTACTTTATATTCTCACAGATCTTTAGTTCCTGCCATAAATCTATATCAAAAAATAGGCTTTAAAGAAATTCCTGTGGAAAAAAATATGCATTATAAAAGAGCAAATATTAAAATGATTTTGGAGTTTTAATAATTTATTGTTTTAGTAAAATTTTATCTATGCTCCTATTCATAGATAAAATTAGTATTCTTATATATTCGTTGTTTTCGTTATATAATCAGAACATTATAAAAATATTTAGTATTTTTTAAAAAAAATACTTGTATTTAATTCTAGATCAAATATTTAGGAGTTAAAAGCTTTAAAAAACAAACTTCAATTGGATTTTATCTTTGTTGATGATTTAAAAACATAATCCATGAAAATTATATAAGGAACCCAATCTACTCCAACTTGTTTTGTAATAAATAAAAAGGAAATTTACAAAAACACACACCTCATTCACATCTAATGCAAAATTTTATGGATTCGCTTATTCAGAAACTGAATTAGAAAATTACTGGTGATAAAAAAATAATTATGAAATCATAACAGAAATTTAAAAAATAAAAGTATAAAATTTTCATTATTTCTAAACGATTGTTTAGATTTGTTTTTCAATTAGAAATAATGCTAAAATATTGGAAAGTTTGTTCGTGATTTAGAGGGTAAACTTCCATCAACAACAATATTAAATCAAAAAAAAAAAATAATCGAATGAAGTATTCAAAATTAGTAGCTTTAATTTTCTTCAGTGCACTCTTTACTGCTTGTGGAAATAATGAAATTAAAAAGAAAGAATCAAACAAAAAAACAGCAAAGACTCAAAAAGTTAAACCAATTGCATTTCAAAATAAAGGACATGAATTAATCTATAAAATGAGTCAAGAAACTGGAAGTTATCAAGATTTACTCAAATTAAAAGACGTTGTTTTTAAATATACATATCGAACTCCAGATCTAAAAGAAGACATCTCTATTGAATCTTATATTTTTAATGGAGAACTTTCTCATGGTAACTATTCGAAGCACGAAAGAACATTACCTGATTTAAAAGGAAAAATGCAACAAGCATATAATGGAACAGGTTTTTGGATAACATTAGATGGACAAGAAGTAAACACTAATAACGCTATTGAAAGTGCAACATTTACTCGTAAAACAAATTTTTATTGGTTTGCTATGATGCAAAAATTATTAGATCCTAATATCAATTACGAATACTTAGGTCAGAATAATTTAGAAGATAAATTGTATGATGTTGTAAAAATAACTTTTAAAACACAAAATGACGAAGCTTCAG
It includes:
- a CDS encoding GNAT family N-acetyltransferase yields the protein MENTNFNLKEVEIISFDKKYKKDFYDLNVAWLEKYFYVEPYDEMVLSNPEEYILNTGGFIFMAKYKHEIVGVVALINQKTFFELSKMAVSPKYQGLKIGRKLMVFCIAFAKKQAWKSITLYSHRSLVPAINLYQKIGFKEIPVEKNMHYKRANIKMILEF
- a CDS encoding DUF6503 family protein — protein: MKYSKLVALIFFSALFTACGNNEIKKKESNKKTAKTQKVKPIAFQNKGHELIYKMSQETGSYQDLLKLKDVVFKYTYRTPDLKEDISIESYIFNGELSHGNYSKHERTLPDLKGKMQQAYNGTGFWITLDGQEVNTNNAIESATFTRKTNFYWFAMMQKLLDPNINYEYLGQNNLEDKLYDVVKITFKTQNDEASDIYQVYINSKTHLIDQFLFTVVSKNVTDPILMRVTYKNVQGILIPTYRKYTKSNWNANVINDVWVEEISEDIKFNQNLKIALFNN